Proteins from a single region of Streptomyces spinoverrucosus:
- the glgX gene encoding glycogen debranching protein GlgX, with the protein MSSAAEQETVAGQGGRPAAALNGAPRAAPATAVPVWPGAPTPLGARFRVGPDGVAGTNFALWAGGAEAVELCLFDEEGTERRHRLTELTHEIWHGFVPGVMPGQRYGYRVHGRWDPWTGGRWNPAKLLLDPYARAVDGDFSLPPEVYGHVRDWPQQQVADTVRDERDSAPYVPKGVVVHDDAPDDEWADDRRPKTPWADSVIYELHVRGFTKLHPGIPEELRGTYAGLAHPAAIEHLTQLGITAVELLPVHQFAHEDHLLRRGLKNYWGYNSIGYFAPHAAYAASGTRGQQVGEFKRMVRALHAAGIEVILDVVYNHTAEAGELGPTLSLKGIDNRGYYRLQSDARRYADYTGCGNTLHVVQPHVLRLITDSLRYWVTEMGVDGFRFDLAAALARSMHDVDMLSPFLAVIAQDPVLRRVKLIAEPWDVGSGGYQVGAFPPLWTEWNDRYRNAVRDFWRHALPDVREMGYRLSGSSDLYAWGGRRPYASVNFITAHDGFTLRDLVSYERKHNEANGEGNRDGTDDNRTWNCGVEGETDDERVRALRRRQLRNLLTTLLLSTGVPMLVAGDELGRTQRGNNNAYCQDNEISWVDWGLLEEPGWKALFDLTSRLIELRHRHPVLRRRAFFSGRAHSADGLRDLAWFTARGTEMTERDWYAPAATVGMYLSGRDIPGRDERGAPILDDSFLAVLHAGERPVSFVLPGPPWAERYEVVVDTSREEQAEAPEVTHRAGAPVTVPARAVVLLRVVG; encoded by the coding sequence GTGTCCAGCGCAGCCGAGCAGGAGACGGTGGCCGGGCAGGGCGGACGCCCGGCCGCCGCGTTGAACGGCGCGCCGCGCGCCGCGCCGGCCACGGCGGTGCCGGTGTGGCCGGGTGCGCCGACACCGCTGGGGGCCCGCTTCCGGGTCGGCCCGGACGGGGTGGCGGGCACCAACTTCGCACTGTGGGCGGGCGGGGCGGAGGCGGTGGAGCTGTGCCTGTTCGACGAGGAGGGCACGGAACGACGGCACCGCCTGACCGAGCTGACCCATGAGATCTGGCACGGCTTCGTGCCGGGAGTCATGCCGGGGCAGCGCTACGGCTATCGGGTGCACGGCCGCTGGGATCCGTGGACCGGCGGCCGCTGGAACCCGGCGAAGCTGCTGCTCGACCCCTACGCGCGTGCGGTGGACGGCGACTTCAGCCTGCCGCCGGAGGTGTACGGGCACGTCCGGGACTGGCCTCAGCAGCAGGTCGCGGACACCGTGCGCGACGAACGGGACTCGGCGCCGTACGTCCCGAAGGGTGTCGTCGTCCACGATGACGCACCCGACGACGAATGGGCGGACGACCGCCGCCCGAAGACGCCGTGGGCCGACTCGGTGATCTACGAACTGCACGTGCGCGGCTTCACCAAGCTGCACCCAGGGATCCCCGAGGAACTGCGCGGCACCTACGCGGGCCTGGCCCACCCGGCGGCGATCGAGCACCTCACGCAGCTGGGCATCACGGCCGTCGAGCTGCTGCCCGTGCACCAGTTCGCGCACGAGGACCATCTGCTGCGCAGGGGCCTGAAGAACTACTGGGGCTACAACTCCATCGGCTACTTCGCCCCGCACGCCGCGTACGCCGCGTCCGGCACGCGCGGGCAGCAGGTCGGCGAGTTCAAACGGATGGTGCGCGCGCTGCACGCGGCCGGGATCGAGGTCATCCTGGACGTCGTCTACAACCACACGGCGGAGGCCGGAGAGCTCGGCCCGACACTCTCGCTGAAGGGCATCGACAACCGCGGCTACTACCGGCTCCAGTCCGACGCCCGCCGGTACGCGGACTACACCGGCTGCGGGAACACGCTGCACGTCGTCCAGCCGCACGTGCTGCGCCTGATCACCGACTCGCTGCGCTACTGGGTGACGGAGATGGGCGTGGACGGCTTCCGGTTCGACCTGGCGGCGGCGCTCGCCCGGTCGATGCACGACGTGGACATGCTGTCCCCGTTTCTCGCCGTCATCGCGCAGGACCCGGTGCTGCGCCGGGTGAAGCTGATCGCCGAGCCGTGGGACGTCGGCTCCGGCGGCTACCAGGTGGGCGCCTTCCCACCCCTGTGGACGGAGTGGAACGACCGCTACCGCAACGCCGTCCGGGACTTCTGGCGGCACGCGCTGCCCGACGTACGCGAGATGGGCTACCGGCTGTCGGGCTCCAGCGACCTCTACGCCTGGGGCGGGCGGCGGCCGTACGCCTCGGTCAACTTCATCACCGCGCACGACGGTTTCACCCTGCGCGACCTCGTGTCGTACGAGCGCAAGCACAACGAGGCGAACGGCGAGGGCAACCGGGACGGCACGGACGACAACCGGACCTGGAACTGCGGGGTGGAGGGCGAGACCGACGACGAGCGGGTACGGGCGCTGCGGCGGCGGCAGTTGCGCAACCTGCTGACCACCCTGCTGCTGTCGACGGGCGTGCCGATGCTGGTCGCCGGCGACGAGCTGGGGCGCACCCAGCGGGGCAACAACAACGCGTACTGCCAGGACAACGAGATCAGCTGGGTGGACTGGGGGCTGCTGGAGGAACCGGGCTGGAAGGCGCTGTTCGACCTGACGTCCCGTCTGATCGAACTACGGCACCGGCACCCCGTGCTGCGGCGGCGGGCGTTCTTCTCCGGTCGGGCGCACTCGGCGGACGGGCTGCGGGACCTGGCGTGGTTCACCGCGCGGGGCACGGAGATGACCGAACGGGACTGGTACGCGCCGGCGGCGACCGTCGGCATGTATCTGTCCGGGCGGGACATCCCGGGCCGGGACGAGCGGGGTGCGCCGATCCTCGACGACAGCTTCCTCGCCGTGCTGCACGCCGGGGAACGGCCGGTGAGCTTCGTCCTGCCGGGGCCGCCGTGGGCGGAGCGGTACGAGGTGGTCGTCGACACCTCGCGGGAGGAGCAGGCCGAGGCGCCGGAGGTGACGCACCGGGCGGGGGCGCCGGTGACGGTGCCGGCGCGGGCGGTGGTGCTGTTGCGGGTGGTGGGATAG
- a CDS encoding AraC family transcriptional regulator has translation MDVLSDAIAAMRTGRPHSGRQDLYAPWGLHFEASDGAGFHVVLRGSAWLIPAEGEPVALAPGDVAFLAHGRGHALAADLDVPLEEVRRTADGRWPELPAGPRASEPDAVILCGAYLLDRSRAHPLLTELPEVVHLPARIGAHSRLRAAVDLLGAELAEPRPGADTIVTALLDTLLLYILRAWWERERHGSGHPTGWSAALADPAVAAALRALHADPAHPWTVEELGATGGLSRAAFARRFTALVGEPPLAYLTWWRMTTAGRLLRDEDTPLRLIAQRTGYASEFAFAKAFKREFGVAPGQYRRQAS, from the coding sequence ATGGACGTGCTCAGCGACGCGATCGCCGCCATGCGCACCGGACGGCCGCACTCGGGACGCCAGGATCTGTACGCGCCGTGGGGGCTGCACTTCGAGGCCTCGGACGGCGCCGGGTTCCATGTGGTGCTGCGCGGGTCGGCGTGGCTGATCCCGGCCGAGGGCGAGCCGGTGGCGCTGGCGCCGGGCGATGTGGCGTTCCTGGCCCACGGGCGCGGGCACGCGCTGGCCGCCGATCTCGACGTACCGCTGGAGGAGGTACGACGGACCGCGGACGGTCGATGGCCCGAACTCCCCGCCGGGCCGAGGGCGTCGGAGCCGGACGCGGTCATCCTGTGCGGGGCTTACCTGCTGGACCGCAGCCGGGCCCACCCGCTGCTGACCGAACTGCCGGAGGTCGTGCACCTGCCGGCCCGGATCGGCGCGCACAGCAGGCTCCGCGCCGCCGTCGACCTGCTGGGCGCGGAACTGGCGGAGCCCCGACCGGGCGCGGACACGATCGTCACCGCCCTGCTCGACACGCTCCTGCTGTACATCCTGCGGGCCTGGTGGGAGCGCGAGCGGCACGGCTCGGGCCATCCGACGGGCTGGTCGGCGGCGCTCGCCGACCCGGCTGTCGCGGCCGCCCTGCGCGCCCTCCACGCCGACCCGGCGCACCCCTGGACCGTCGAGGAACTCGGCGCCACCGGCGGCCTGTCGCGCGCGGCCTTCGCCCGTCGCTTCACGGCACTGGTCGGCGAACCCCCGCTCGCCTACCTCACCTGGTGGCGCATGACCACGGCCGGCCGCCTCCTGCGCGACGAGGACACACCGCTGCGCCTGATCGCCCAGCGGACCGGCTATGCCTCGGAGTTCGCCTTCGCCAAGGCGTTCAAGCGGGAGTTCGGGGTGGCGCCGGGGCAGTACCGGCGACAGGCCTCCTGA
- a CDS encoding L,D-transpeptidase has translation MRHVHGRARRAGTALAALLTWAGLLAGGTGCTTDGVSGLGSLGKPHSNEETIEVSPDDGSKDVRPGETLSVQVSSGRLESVRVVRSQDAQELAVPGRISTDGRRWEPDDAKLALAAKYTVDAVAVDGDGRRSARHTTFTTHVPDERFIGYVTPENRSVVGTGMIVSLAFNREITDRAAVERAVRVTAKPAVEIRPHWFGRDRLDFRPEHYWKPGTEVTVDLRLRDVEGAPGVYGLQYKTVTFTVGRSQVSLVDAAKHTMEVRREGELLGTVPITAGAPKSPTYNGKMVVTDMYEVTRMNGSTVGFGGEYDIPDVPHAMRLTESGTYLHGNYWASAATFGETNVSHGCIGLRDEKGGSSQTPAGWFFDRTLVGDVVEVVGSDDKKVAPDNGLGGWNMGWKEWKAGSALK, from the coding sequence GTGAGGCACGTACATGGGCGCGCGCGGCGCGCGGGGACCGCACTGGCCGCCCTACTGACATGGGCTGGACTGCTGGCCGGGGGCACCGGCTGCACCACGGACGGCGTGAGCGGGCTCGGCTCGCTCGGCAAGCCGCATTCCAACGAGGAGACCATCGAGGTCTCGCCGGACGACGGCAGCAAGGACGTCCGCCCGGGTGAGACGCTGTCCGTACAGGTGTCCAGTGGGCGCCTGGAGTCGGTACGGGTCGTCAGGTCCCAGGACGCCCAGGAGCTGGCGGTGCCCGGCCGGATCTCCACGGACGGCCGACGCTGGGAACCCGACGACGCGAAGCTGGCGCTGGCCGCCAAGTACACCGTCGACGCGGTGGCCGTGGACGGCGACGGCCGCCGCTCCGCCCGGCACACCACCTTCACCACGCACGTCCCCGACGAACGCTTCATCGGGTATGTCACCCCGGAGAACCGCTCGGTGGTCGGCACCGGCATGATCGTCAGCCTGGCGTTCAACCGGGAGATCACCGACCGCGCGGCCGTCGAACGGGCCGTACGCGTCACCGCGAAGCCCGCCGTCGAGATCCGCCCGCACTGGTTCGGCCGGGACCGCCTCGACTTCCGCCCCGAGCACTACTGGAAGCCCGGCACCGAGGTCACCGTCGACCTGCGGCTCAGGGACGTCGAGGGCGCACCCGGGGTCTACGGGTTGCAGTACAAGACGGTTACCTTCACCGTCGGCCGCAGCCAGGTCTCGCTGGTCGACGCGGCGAAGCACACCATGGAGGTGCGCCGGGAAGGCGAGCTGCTCGGCACGGTGCCGATCACCGCCGGGGCGCCCAAGAGCCCGACGTACAACGGGAAGATGGTGGTCACCGACATGTACGAGGTGACCCGGATGAACGGCAGCACGGTCGGCTTCGGCGGCGAGTACGACATCCCGGACGTCCCGCACGCCATGCGCCTGACCGAGTCCGGCACCTATCTGCACGGCAACTACTGGGCGTCGGCCGCGACCTTCGGCGAGACGAACGTCAGCCACGGGTGCATCGGGCTGCGGGACGAGAAGGGCGGCAGTTCTCAGACTCCGGCGGGGTGGTTCTTCGACCGCACTCTGGTCGGGGACGTCGTCGAGGTCGTGGGCAGCGATGACAAAAAGGTCGCTCCCGACAACGGGCTCGGAGGCTGGAACATGGGGTGGAAGGAGTGGAAAGCGGGCAGTGCTCTGAAGTGA
- a CDS encoding ABC transporter ATP-binding protein, with product MSTTRATTTRDRSAVRSLLRLWPYVRPVRARLFTAAFVAIVASCVGLVIPFVLKWLVDGPVADRDPAGVWLGALFLLLLGLAEALLFGLRRWLVARPLAGVEASMRAELYGHLQRLPVAFHDRWPSGQLLSRGTTDLMLLRMFLAFPLTFLLVNGVTILVGVIIMLMQDLTLGLVILVPAVPVVVSCVIFEKRYAEAARRAQDQVGDLTTVVEEGVLGIRIIKGFGRHRSQARAFRALSRTLRGTELRKARLLATILGVIVTLPEVAIGAALVLGTVRVADGELSAGTLVAFLSTALALRWPVDSIGFLLAMSQEAATATERYFEVMDAEPETATATTGTTKASPDRGLRFHAVGFRYPDAPAGSPPVLDHIDLHIRPGESLALVGSTGSGKTTLTALVPRLHEVTSGRITLDGVDIAAMSRQELRAKVAVAFEEPTLFSASVGENVLMGAAADASDAELHRALAVAQAEFAHALPQGTDTQVGEQGLSLSGGQRQRLALARAVVGRPDFLVLDDPLSALDVHTEAAVEAALRDVLADTTALIVAHRPSTVLLADRVALLSDGRIAAVGTHHELLRDNAEYAHLMSGTELEAAG from the coding sequence ATGTCCACGACACGTGCCACCACGACCCGAGACCGCTCCGCCGTCCGCTCGCTGCTGCGCCTGTGGCCCTACGTCAGGCCGGTGCGGGCCCGTCTGTTCACCGCCGCGTTCGTCGCGATCGTCGCGTCCTGCGTCGGGCTGGTGATCCCGTTCGTGCTGAAGTGGCTCGTGGACGGGCCGGTCGCCGACCGGGACCCGGCGGGCGTGTGGCTCGGCGCGCTGTTCCTGCTGCTGCTCGGGCTGGCCGAGGCGCTGCTGTTCGGGCTGCGGCGGTGGCTGGTGGCGCGGCCGCTGGCGGGGGTCGAGGCGTCGATGCGGGCGGAGCTGTACGGGCATCTGCAGCGGCTGCCGGTGGCGTTCCACGACCGGTGGCCGTCGGGGCAGTTGCTGTCCCGGGGCACCACCGATCTGATGCTGCTGCGCATGTTCCTGGCCTTTCCGTTGACGTTCCTGCTGGTCAACGGGGTGACGATCCTGGTCGGCGTGATCATCATGCTGATGCAGGACCTCACGCTGGGGCTGGTGATCCTGGTGCCCGCGGTGCCGGTGGTCGTCAGCTGCGTGATCTTCGAGAAGCGGTACGCCGAGGCGGCGCGGCGCGCGCAGGACCAGGTCGGTGATCTGACGACGGTCGTCGAGGAGGGCGTGCTCGGCATCCGGATCATCAAGGGGTTCGGGCGGCATCGCAGTCAGGCGCGGGCCTTCCGCGCGCTGTCGCGGACGCTGCGCGGGACGGAGCTGCGCAAGGCCCGGCTGCTGGCGACGATCCTGGGCGTGATCGTGACGTTGCCGGAGGTGGCCATCGGGGCGGCGCTCGTGCTGGGGACCGTGCGGGTGGCCGACGGGGAGCTGTCGGCGGGGACACTCGTCGCCTTCCTGTCCACGGCACTGGCCCTGCGCTGGCCGGTCGACTCGATCGGCTTCCTGCTGGCGATGAGCCAGGAGGCGGCGACGGCGACGGAGCGGTACTTCGAGGTGATGGACGCGGAACCGGAGACGGCCACCGCCACGACCGGCACCACCAAGGCATCGCCGGACCGAGGCCTGCGCTTCCACGCCGTCGGTTTCCGCTACCCCGACGCCCCCGCCGGCTCGCCGCCCGTCCTCGACCACATCGACCTGCACATCCGCCCCGGCGAGTCCCTGGCCCTGGTCGGCTCCACCGGCAGTGGCAAGACCACCCTCACCGCGCTCGTCCCCCGGCTGCACGAGGTGACGTCGGGGCGGATCACGCTCGACGGTGTCGACATCGCCGCCATGTCCCGCCAGGAGCTGCGCGCCAAGGTCGCCGTCGCGTTCGAGGAGCCCACGCTGTTCTCGGCGAGCGTCGGGGAGAACGTCCTCATGGGCGCCGCCGCCGACGCCTCGGACGCCGAGCTGCACCGCGCCCTCGCCGTCGCCCAGGCCGAGTTCGCGCACGCGTTGCCGCAGGGCACGGACACGCAGGTCGGCGAGCAGGGGCTGAGCCTGTCCGGCGGTCAGCGGCAGCGGCTGGCGCTTGCCAGGGCGGTCGTGGGACGGCCGGACTTCCTGGTGCTAGACGACCCGCTGTCCGCGCTGGACGTGCACACGGAGGCCGCCGTGGAGGCCGCCCTGCGGGACGTGCTCGCCGACACCACCGCCCTGATCGTGGCGCACCGTCCGTCGACGGTGCTGCTCGCCGACCGGGTCGCCCTGCTGTCCGACGGCCGGATCGCGGCCGTCGGCACGCACCACGAACTGCTGCGCGACAACGCCGAGTACGCCCACCTGATGTCCGGGACGGAACTGGAGGCAGCCGGATGA
- a CDS encoding EF-hand domain-containing protein, with amino-acid sequence MADIEEARKQFERIDTDGDGRITAKEFKTALAQGGDWNVTEAVAEAIIAGRDLDGDKLLSFEEFWAYLNK; translated from the coding sequence GTGGCGGACATCGAGGAAGCGCGCAAGCAGTTCGAGCGGATCGACACGGACGGTGACGGACGGATCACCGCCAAGGAGTTCAAGACCGCTCTGGCGCAGGGGGGCGACTGGAACGTCACCGAGGCGGTCGCCGAGGCCATCATCGCCGGCCGCGACCTCGACGGCGACAAGCTCCTGTCGTTCGAGGAGTTCTGGGCGTACCTGAACAAGTGA
- a CDS encoding ATP-binding protein gives MAGLEGIEQPQGRGRATAARWSPAAEDERALKALELFGNPTEAEVPLPSRPESAATARRLAQVVVLRQWGLSAKMTEDAVLLVSELVGNAVRHTGARVFGLRMRRRRGWIRVEVRDPSRGLPCLMPVQEMDISGRGLYLVDKLSDRWGVDLLPRGKTTWFEMRVADR, from the coding sequence ATGGCGGGGCTGGAGGGCATCGAACAGCCGCAAGGACGCGGCCGTGCGACCGCGGCGCGCTGGTCGCCGGCGGCCGAGGACGAACGAGCGCTCAAGGCGCTGGAGTTGTTCGGCAACCCGACGGAGGCGGAGGTTCCGCTGCCGTCCCGCCCCGAATCCGCCGCGACGGCACGCCGGCTCGCCCAGGTCGTCGTCCTGCGCCAGTGGGGCCTGTCCGCCAAGATGACCGAGGACGCCGTCTTACTGGTCTCGGAGCTGGTCGGCAACGCCGTGCGCCACACCGGCGCCCGCGTCTTCGGCCTGAGGATGCGCCGCCGCCGGGGCTGGATCCGCGTCGAGGTCCGCGACCCCTCCCGGGGGCTGCCCTGTCTGATGCCGGTCCAGGAGATGGACATCAGCGGCCGGGGCCTGTACCTGGTCGACAAACTCTCGGACCGATGGGGCGTGGACCTGCTGCCGCGCGGCAAGACGACCTGGTTCGAGATGCGTGTGGCGGACCGCTGA
- a CDS encoding helix-turn-helix domain-containing protein, whose protein sequence is MIDDSTGLFTIGELARSTGLTVRTIRYWSDEGVLRPVARSVGGYRLYDAESAARLELIRTLRELGLGLDDVRRVLAGETTVAEVAATHVVALDARIRALKVTRAVLSTVARRGSTAKEMTLMNKLARLSAAERSRILQEFVDEIFHGLDTADPVIRERMRSMAVDLPEEPTPEQVDAWVELAEMLQDPDFRARMRQVAEFNAADRGPDVPAGASMWFARRLVQLGAEARQRGIAPASPEAAEVLRGLLGDADPADVLERLRSSADDRVARYRELLAVVKGREPAGARREEFAWVVAALEAHVGS, encoded by the coding sequence ATGATCGACGACAGCACCGGTCTGTTCACCATCGGCGAGCTGGCCCGTTCCACCGGACTGACCGTCCGCACCATCCGCTACTGGTCCGACGAGGGCGTCCTGCGCCCGGTGGCCCGCTCCGTCGGCGGCTACCGGCTGTACGACGCCGAGTCCGCGGCCCGGCTGGAGCTCATCCGCACCCTGCGCGAGCTGGGGCTCGGCCTGGACGACGTACGCCGGGTGCTGGCCGGTGAGACGACGGTCGCCGAGGTGGCCGCCACCCATGTGGTGGCGCTGGACGCGCGGATCAGGGCGCTGAAGGTGACCCGCGCGGTGCTGTCGACCGTGGCGCGACGCGGTTCGACCGCGAAGGAGATGACACTCATGAACAAGCTGGCGCGGCTGTCGGCCGCCGAACGGAGCCGGATCCTCCAGGAGTTCGTGGACGAGATCTTCCATGGACTGGACACGGCGGATCCGGTGATCCGGGAGCGGATGCGCAGCATGGCGGTGGACCTGCCGGAGGAACCGACGCCCGAGCAGGTGGACGCCTGGGTGGAGCTGGCCGAGATGCTTCAGGACCCCGACTTCCGGGCGCGGATGCGGCAGGTCGCCGAGTTCAACGCGGCCGACCGGGGACCGGACGTACCCGCCGGGGCGTCGATGTGGTTCGCGCGACGGCTGGTGCAGCTGGGCGCCGAGGCCCGGCAGCGCGGGATCGCCCCCGCCTCGCCCGAGGCGGCGGAGGTCCTGCGCGGCCTCCTCGGCGACGCCGACCCCGCCGACGTACTGGAACGCCTGCGCTCCAGCGCCGACGACCGCGTCGCCCGCTACCGCGAACTGCTCGCCGTGGTGAAGGGCCGGGAACCGGCCGGCGCGCGCCGTGAGGAGTTCGCGTGGGTGGTCGCCGCACTGGAGGCTCACGTGGGCAGTTAA
- a CDS encoding enoyl-CoA hydratase/isomerase family protein — protein MTVNLEVAEGVGTLRLDRPPMNALDIATQDRLKELAEEATRRDDVRAVVIWGGEKVFAAGADIKEMQNMDHTAMVLRARALQDSFTAVARIPKPVVAAVTGYALGGGCELALCADYRIAADNAKLGQPEILLGLIPGAGGTQRLARLVGPSKAKDLIFTGRMVKADEALTLGLVDQVVPAAEVYDTAHAWAAKLAQGPALALRAAKESIDTGLETDIDTGLAVERNWFAGLFATEDRERGMRSFVEEGPGKAKFL, from the coding sequence ATGACCGTGAATCTGGAAGTCGCCGAGGGCGTCGGCACCCTGCGTCTCGACCGCCCGCCCATGAACGCGCTGGACATCGCCACGCAGGACCGGCTGAAGGAACTCGCCGAGGAGGCCACGCGCCGCGACGACGTGCGGGCCGTGGTGATCTGGGGCGGCGAGAAGGTGTTCGCGGCCGGCGCGGACATCAAGGAGATGCAGAACATGGACCACACGGCGATGGTCCTGCGCGCCCGCGCCCTGCAGGACTCCTTCACGGCGGTGGCACGCATCCCCAAGCCGGTGGTGGCGGCGGTGACGGGTTACGCGCTCGGCGGCGGCTGTGAACTGGCGCTGTGCGCGGACTACCGCATCGCCGCCGACAACGCCAAGCTGGGCCAGCCGGAGATCCTGCTCGGCCTGATCCCGGGCGCGGGCGGCACCCAGCGGCTGGCCCGGCTGGTCGGCCCGTCCAAGGCCAAGGACCTGATCTTCACCGGCCGGATGGTCAAGGCCGACGAGGCGCTGACCCTGGGCCTGGTGGACCAGGTGGTCCCGGCCGCCGAGGTGTACGACACGGCGCACGCGTGGGCGGCGAAGCTGGCACAGGGCCCGGCACTCGCCCTGCGCGCGGCGAAGGAGTCGATCGACACGGGCCTGGAGACGGACATCGACACCGGCCTCGCCGTCGAACGGAACTGGTTCGCGGGCCTGTTCGCCACGGAGGACCGCGAGCGGGGGATGCGCAGCTTCGTGGAGGAGGGCCCGGGCAAGGCCAAGTTCCTCTGA
- a CDS encoding L,D-transpeptidase → MNVRPILGASVDARGGRGRKGLALVAGVLLLAVTACGGGSDSGSGAGSASEGKGKGSATAQSKQSEAAVTIAPKDGAKSVDTSGALEVTAAKGKLTEVVVKDAKGTEIDGEISKDGASWTPSTHLAAATKYQVHAVAKDSAGREAAEDASFTTLTPQNTFIGHFTPEDGSTVGVGMPFSLNFTRGITNPEEVEKAIEIKTEPAVEVEGHWFGNDRLDFRPEKYWKAGTKVTVKLNLNGVEGRPGVYGEQAKTVSFTIGRDQVSVVDAKKLTMKVMRDGKVVKTIPITTGKAGMETWNGQMVISEKHVVTRMNGETVGYGGEYDIKDVPHAMRLTTSGTFLHGNYWAGGAFGNYNASHGCIGLRDVRGGWDKGAPASWFFNNSLIGDVVVVKNSNDRIVDPDNGLNGWNMSWEKWKA, encoded by the coding sequence TTGAACGTGCGACCGATATTGGGGGCGTCGGTTGACGCGCGCGGGGGGCGCGGGCGCAAGGGCCTGGCGCTGGTCGCAGGCGTACTGCTGTTGGCCGTCACTGCGTGCGGTGGCGGCTCGGACTCGGGTTCGGGCGCCGGATCGGCCTCCGAGGGCAAGGGCAAGGGTTCGGCCACGGCTCAGAGCAAGCAGTCCGAGGCGGCCGTGACCATAGCCCCCAAGGACGGCGCGAAGTCCGTCGACACCAGCGGGGCCCTCGAGGTCACCGCCGCCAAGGGCAAGCTGACCGAGGTCGTCGTCAAGGACGCCAAGGGCACCGAGATCGACGGTGAGATATCCAAGGACGGCGCCAGCTGGACGCCGTCCACCCACCTGGCCGCCGCCACCAAGTACCAGGTGCACGCCGTCGCCAAGGACTCCGCGGGCCGCGAGGCCGCCGAGGACGCCAGCTTCACCACCCTGACGCCGCAGAACACGTTCATCGGACACTTCACCCCCGAGGACGGCTCCACCGTCGGCGTCGGAATGCCCTTCTCCCTCAACTTCACCCGGGGCATCACCAACCCCGAGGAGGTCGAGAAGGCCATCGAGATCAAGACCGAACCGGCCGTCGAGGTCGAGGGCCACTGGTTCGGCAACGACCGGCTCGACTTCCGGCCGGAGAAGTACTGGAAGGCCGGCACCAAGGTCACCGTCAAGCTCAACCTCAACGGCGTCGAGGGCCGCCCCGGCGTCTACGGCGAGCAGGCCAAGACCGTCTCCTTCACCATCGGCCGCGACCAGGTCTCCGTCGTCGACGCCAAGAAGCTGACGATGAAGGTCATGCGGGACGGCAAGGTCGTCAAGACCATCCCGATCACCACCGGCAAGGCCGGCATGGAGACCTGGAACGGCCAGATGGTCATCAGCGAGAAGCACGTGGTGACCCGGATGAACGGCGAGACGGTCGGCTACGGCGGCGAGTACGACATCAAGGACGTCCCGCACGCCATGCGCCTGACCACCTCCGGCACCTTCCTGCACGGCAACTACTGGGCCGGCGGCGCCTTCGGCAACTACAACGCCAGCCACGGCTGCATCGGCCTGCGCGACGTGCGCGGCGGCTGGGACAAGGGCGCACCGGCCTCCTGGTTCTTCAACAACTCGCTGATCGGCGACGTGGTCGTGGTGAAGAACTCCAACGACCGGATCGTGGACCCGGACAACGGGCTCAACGGCTGGAACATGTCGTGGGAGAAGTGGAAGGCGTGA